From a region of the Chiloscyllium punctatum isolate Juve2018m chromosome 1, sChiPun1.3, whole genome shotgun sequence genome:
- the LOC140481892 gene encoding endogenous retrovirus group 3 member 1 Env polyprotein-like, which produces MSEQWPWTGQSLDIGELQQTTWTHVNDRKSQGWRLTNSPEGQFCIEGKGTVEVGISPCQNMLDATTRVWWPEDITWYIANRGHKNCVPLRTDSSSDELGSDSSDGMMRVWSGGCRGNRCWDTPVQTLGQESEYWNCSGPGPYEGVPGVKELWDDVVRQGGPAPDGLFWICGNRAYSKLPMGWAGVCFPGLIRPAFFLLPREEGDDLGIKLFDSLRRSPRDIQVSDWGDEWPPARIIEYYGPATWAQDGSWGYRTPIYMLNRIIRLQAVVEVITNQTALALELLAKQQDQMRAAIYQNRLALDYLLASEGACAGSLT; this is translated from the coding sequence atgtcggaacaatggccgtggactggtcaaagcttagacataggggaattgcagcaaaccacttggactcatgtcaacgacagaaaaagccaggggtggagactgacaaacagccctgagggccagttctgtattgaaggcaaggggaccgtggaggtagggattagtccctgtcagaataTGTTGGATGCAACCacgcgagtatggtggcctgaggatattacttggtacattgcaaaccgaggtcataaaaattgcgttccattacgtactgattcctcctctgacgaaCTAGGTTCTGATTCTTCCGATGGCATGATGAGAGTCTGGAGTGGTGGTTGTCGGGGGAATCGATGCTGGGATACTCCTGTCCAGACTCTGGGTCAGGAGTCCGaatactggaattgcagtggtcctggtccttatgagggcgtccccggggtaaaggagctgtgggatgacgttgtgaggcagggagggcctgctccagatggcctattttggatatgcggtaatcgggcatactccaaactgcccatgggatgggctggggtatgcttcccgggtctaatacgacctgcgttcttcctattaccccgggaggaaggcgatgatttggggattaaactctttgactccctccgtaggtcaccaagggatatccaagtcagtgattggggggatgagtggccaccggcccggattattgaatactacgggccagctacatgggcacaggacggatcatggggatatcgtactcctatctatatgttaaatcgaattatcaggctccaagcagtcgtagaggtcATTACTAACCAGACCGCTCTGGCCCTGGAgctgctggctaagcagcaggatcagatgagggctgctatatatcaaaaccgacttgccttggattatctgttggcctcggagggggcgtgtgcgggaagtttaacctga